The following are from one region of the Bos mutus isolate GX-2022 chromosome 18, NWIPB_WYAK_1.1, whole genome shotgun sequence genome:
- the RGS9BP gene encoding regulator of G-protein signaling 9-binding protein produces MAKEECKALLDALNKATACYHHLVLTIGGSADSQNLREELQKTRQKAQELAVAIRVRLTAPLRDRSLGAEERAEFERLWVAFSGCLDLLEADMRRALALSTEFPLQEPRRPLVRTGVEGGATGVAARALSVRSLRHEAHRDFDVEDLHQLEREILQVGEMIQDMEMKVNVPRWTVQARQAAGAELLSSASAGVSSVGGVSVEQRTGPCDLSKAKAATIFSAVLLAAVALAVCVAKLS; encoded by the coding sequence ATGGCGAAGGAGGAGTGCAAAGCGCTACTGGACGCGCTTAATAAGGCGACCGCATGCTACCATCACCTGGTGCTGACCATCGGCGGCTCCGCAGACTCGCAGAACCTGCGAGAGGAGCTGCAGAAGACGCGCCAGAAGGCGCAGGAGCTGGCGGTGGCCATCCGCGTCCGGCTGACAGCCCCGCTGCGCGACCGGAGCCTGGGCGCCGAGGAGCGCGCCGAATTCGAGCGCCTCTGGGTGGCCTTCTCCGGCTGCCTGGACCTGTTGGAAGCCGACATGCGgcgtgcactggccctgagcactgAGTTTCCGCTGCAGGAGCCTCGGCGGCCACTGGTGCGCACGGGGGTGGAAGGCGGCGCGACCGGCGTAGCGGCGCGCGCCCTGAGCGTCCGCAGCCTGCGGCACGAGGCGCATCGCGACTTCGACGTGGAAGACCTGCACCAGCTGGAGCGGGAGATCCTTCAGGTGGGCGAAATGATCCAGGATATGGAGATGAAGGTCAACGTGCCCCGCTGGACGGTGCAGGCCCGGCAGGCGGCAGGTGCCGAGCTCCTGTCCAGCGCCAGTGCCGGCGTCTCCTCGGTGGGCGGCGTGTCGGTAGAACAGCGCACTGGGCCCTGCGACCTGAGCAAGGCCAAGGCCGCCACCATCTTCAGCGCCGTGCTGCTGGCGGCTGTGGCCTTGGCGGTGTGCGTGGCGAAGCTGAGCTGA